One window of the Pedobacter ginsengisoli genome contains the following:
- a CDS encoding LD-carboxypeptidase, with protein MIKQPAYLKKGDKIAIVCPASKLPRGIDSALQIFESWGLEVVMGKTVNAKYHQFAGDDTLRTEDLQGFLDDPSVKAIIAGRGGYGCIRIIDALDFSLFVEHPKWLVGFSDITVLLCHVYAQFGIQSIHGPMPYTFDDATPESLASLKAALFGEKITYNYQSSPLNRDGNMQGILVGGNLTLLAMTIGSASEVDYDDKILFIEDIGERPAAIDRMMRMLKRAGKLAKLKGLIVGAFNELPDEKIPFGQTPEEVIWEIVKEYDYPVWFNFPVGHIDDNRAVIIGKEYPY; from the coding sequence ATGATTAAACAGCCAGCATATTTAAAAAAAGGCGACAAAATTGCAATAGTTTGTCCGGCAAGTAAACTACCAAGAGGCATAGACTCTGCACTGCAGATCTTCGAATCGTGGGGTTTGGAAGTTGTTATGGGAAAGACTGTTAATGCTAAATATCATCAGTTTGCCGGTGATGACACCCTACGCACAGAGGACCTGCAAGGCTTTTTAGATGATCCATCTGTAAAAGCAATCATTGCCGGACGAGGGGGATATGGTTGTATCCGGATAATTGACGCTCTTGACTTTAGTCTATTTGTTGAGCATCCGAAATGGCTTGTAGGTTTTAGTGACATCACAGTATTGCTTTGCCATGTTTATGCTCAATTTGGTATTCAAAGCATTCATGGGCCGATGCCTTATACCTTTGATGATGCTACACCTGAATCTTTAGCTTCTTTGAAGGCTGCTTTGTTTGGGGAAAAGATCACTTATAATTATCAATCATCTCCGCTGAACCGCGATGGAAATATGCAGGGGATTTTGGTTGGCGGCAACCTAACTTTATTGGCTATGACAATTGGTTCTGCCTCTGAAGTAGATTATGATGATAAGATTTTATTTATCGAAGATATTGGGGAACGTCCGGCTGCAATAGACCGCATGATGCGTATGTTGAAACGGGCAGGAAAACTGGCTAAACTAAAAGGATTGATTGTTGGTGCTTTTAATGAATTACCCGATGAAAAAATTCCCTTTGGGCAAACGCCTGAAGAAGTGATCTGGGAAATAGTGAAGGAATATGACTATCCCGTATGGTTTAATTTCCCTGTAGGGCATATAGATGATAACCGGGCGGTAATAATAGGAAAAGAATATCCTTATTAA
- the metG gene encoding methionine--tRNA ligase, with protein MDNSKIKRYTVTAALPYTNGPVHIGHLAGVYLPADTYVRYLRSNKRDVKFICGSDENGVPITLKAKKEGTTPQAIVDKYHKIIGDSFKELGVSFDIYHRTSSLTHHQTASDFFETLYNKGVFTEEVTEQYYDEKAQTFLADRYITGTCPKCGNENAYGDQCENCGSTLNATDLINPKSTLSGEKPVRKETKNWFLPLDQYEDQLRTYIESHKEWRPNVYGQCQSWLNAGLQPRAMTRDLDWGIKVPIKGAEGKVLYVWFDAPIGYISATKELFEYARLGIWNPKAEEYYINQNEVENGNWEQYWKDDETKLVHFIGKDNIVFHCIIFPAMLMAHGDYTLADNVPANEFLNLEGQKISTSKNWAVWLDEYLIEFKDKQDVLRYVLTATAPETKDNDFTWKDFQARNNNELVAILGNFINRVVVLTHKYFGGKVPTCMTITPEDQQVIDDLAAYPAKISASIENYRFREALAEVMNVARLGNKYLAETGPWKVIKTDEDRVRTILNISLQIAATLEILIEPFLPFTADKLQKMLNYGGHLWEDAGKMGLLKRGHELNEPVLLFDKIEDETVQAQIDKLKKSKADNVAATATVEPAKENIQFEQFTAIDIRVATIIAAEKVEKTKKLLKLTLDTGIDQRTVVSGIAEYYKPEEIIGQQVSLVVNLAPREIKGILSQGMILMSEDSDGKLAFVSPVQNHSNGSVIR; from the coding sequence TTGGATAACAGTAAAATAAAGAGATATACCGTTACGGCTGCGCTGCCCTATACAAACGGACCTGTACATATTGGGCATTTAGCCGGTGTTTACCTACCTGCTGATACCTATGTGAGGTATTTGCGCTCTAATAAAAGAGATGTAAAGTTTATTTGCGGATCTGACGAAAATGGGGTTCCCATTACGCTAAAGGCTAAAAAGGAAGGCACTACGCCTCAGGCTATAGTAGATAAATACCATAAAATTATTGGCGATTCATTTAAAGAACTGGGTGTTTCTTTCGATATTTATCACCGCACATCATCATTAACGCACCATCAAACTGCTTCAGATTTCTTTGAAACCCTTTATAATAAAGGTGTTTTTACTGAGGAAGTTACCGAACAGTATTATGATGAAAAAGCACAAACCTTTTTGGCCGACAGATACATTACCGGTACCTGCCCTAAGTGCGGAAATGAAAATGCTTATGGCGATCAGTGTGAAAATTGCGGAAGTACTTTAAATGCAACTGATCTTATCAACCCTAAATCTACCTTATCTGGAGAGAAACCCGTAAGGAAAGAAACAAAAAACTGGTTTTTGCCCCTTGATCAATATGAGGATCAATTGAGAACTTATATTGAAAGCCATAAAGAATGGAGGCCAAATGTATACGGACAATGCCAAAGCTGGTTAAACGCAGGCTTACAGCCCCGTGCGATGACCAGAGACTTGGATTGGGGTATTAAAGTTCCTATTAAAGGTGCCGAAGGTAAAGTTTTGTATGTGTGGTTTGATGCTCCTATTGGTTACATCTCGGCCACTAAAGAGTTATTTGAATACGCTCGTTTGGGTATTTGGAATCCTAAAGCCGAGGAATATTACATTAACCAAAATGAGGTAGAAAATGGCAACTGGGAGCAATACTGGAAAGATGATGAAACCAAGCTTGTTCACTTTATAGGTAAAGATAATATTGTATTTCACTGTATTATTTTTCCGGCCATGTTAATGGCTCACGGCGATTATACATTGGCTGATAATGTGCCTGCAAACGAGTTTCTGAATCTGGAAGGTCAAAAAATATCGACTTCTAAAAACTGGGCGGTTTGGCTTGATGAATACCTGATTGAGTTTAAAGACAAACAGGATGTTTTACGCTATGTTTTAACAGCTACAGCTCCCGAAACAAAGGATAACGACTTTACCTGGAAAGATTTTCAGGCAAGAAATAACAATGAACTGGTTGCCATTTTAGGTAATTTCATTAACAGAGTGGTAGTTTTAACGCATAAATATTTTGGAGGTAAGGTTCCAACATGCATGACCATCACACCAGAAGATCAGCAGGTGATTGATGACCTGGCTGCATACCCTGCAAAAATAAGTGCTTCGATAGAAAATTATCGTTTCAGAGAGGCTTTGGCAGAGGTAATGAATGTTGCTCGCTTAGGTAATAAATACCTGGCAGAAACAGGGCCCTGGAAGGTTATAAAAACAGATGAAGATCGTGTACGCACCATCCTAAACATCAGTTTGCAAATTGCTGCCACCCTAGAAATACTGATTGAACCTTTTTTACCTTTTACTGCCGATAAATTGCAGAAAATGCTTAATTACGGTGGCCATTTATGGGAGGATGCTGGTAAAATGGGCTTATTGAAACGCGGCCACGAGCTTAACGAGCCTGTGTTGTTGTTTGATAAGATCGAAGACGAAACGGTACAAGCTCAAATAGATAAACTTAAAAAAAGCAAAGCCGATAATGTTGCTGCAACAGCAACTGTAGAGCCTGCTAAAGAGAACATTCAATTTGAACAATTTACGGCAATTGATATCAGGGTAGCTACAATTATTGCAGCAGAAAAGGTTGAGAAGACCAAGAAGCTGTTAAAGCTAACGCTTGACACTGGTATTGATCAACGAACTGTTGTTTCGGGCATTGCCGAGTATTATAAGCCAGAAGAAATAATAGGACAGCAAGTTAGTTTGGTTGTAAACCTGGCTCCACGCGAAATTAAAGGAATTCTTTCTCAGGGAATGATCCTGATGTCTGAAGATTCGGATGGCAAGTTAGCTTTCGTATCACCAGTACAAAATCATAGCAACGGTAGTGTGATTCGATAA
- a CDS encoding site-specific integrase, whose translation MAEIKLNLREPNADKETPINVIVRYNNQRLVYSSGKRVLPKYWDVANQKARKMKDFPSAELLNSNLRLMTQAIHAEIETYLRGSDQRYPDPKQLKQLLDLRFDRTVKESKKTFFEFIDWFSYEYAPKKQIVTNNETSVTSVNTIKTYTTTLRLLKVFAKEIGDFDFKDIDMNWYFRFTDWCNSEKSYNPSTIGKHIKVIKCWLRKAEEEGLHDVTFYKHRDFRKPAYLSETVYLNREELKLLYELDLSKRVELDRIRDLFLVGAWTGLRFSDFNRLTEGHIQEGFIKIKTSKTSSLAVIPINKVVRCILSKYDNGLPCGYANQYMNRQIKVLCKMAKINSREEKVQFVNGRKEVSNVKKWQLISTHTARRSFATNLYGVVPNNTIMAITTHKTEAAFLRYLRKSNQEHAEILKLAMDRMQE comes from the coding sequence ATGGCAGAGATTAAACTCAATTTAAGAGAGCCCAATGCAGACAAAGAAACACCAATCAATGTAATTGTACGTTACAACAATCAGAGACTCGTCTATTCGAGCGGGAAGCGTGTACTGCCGAAATACTGGGATGTAGCTAATCAGAAAGCAAGAAAGATGAAGGACTTCCCATCCGCAGAGCTACTCAATTCAAATTTAAGGTTGATGACTCAGGCTATCCATGCAGAGATCGAAACATACCTTAGAGGCAGCGACCAACGGTATCCTGATCCTAAGCAATTAAAGCAACTACTGGACTTAAGGTTTGATAGGACAGTGAAGGAGTCTAAGAAGACCTTCTTCGAGTTCATTGATTGGTTTAGTTATGAGTACGCACCAAAGAAGCAGATCGTAACCAACAACGAGACAAGTGTTACCAGCGTTAACACGATTAAAACTTATACTACTACTCTTAGATTGCTAAAGGTGTTTGCCAAGGAGATAGGAGATTTTGATTTCAAAGACATAGACATGAACTGGTACTTCAGGTTTACTGATTGGTGCAATAGTGAAAAAAGTTATAATCCAAGTACCATCGGTAAGCATATCAAAGTTATAAAATGTTGGCTTCGCAAAGCCGAAGAAGAGGGGTTACACGATGTTACCTTTTATAAGCACAGAGACTTTAGGAAGCCTGCCTACCTCTCTGAGACTGTTTACCTCAACAGAGAAGAGCTAAAGTTACTCTATGAACTAGACTTATCTAAAAGAGTAGAGTTAGACCGCATTCGAGATTTGTTTTTGGTCGGCGCATGGACAGGATTGCGATTTAGTGACTTCAATAGGTTAACTGAAGGACACATACAGGAGGGGTTTATAAAGATAAAGACAAGCAAGACTAGTTCCTTAGCAGTAATACCAATCAATAAAGTAGTCAGGTGTATACTTTCTAAGTATGACAATGGATTGCCATGTGGTTATGCCAATCAGTACATGAACAGGCAGATAAAGGTACTCTGTAAGATGGCGAAGATCAATTCTCGCGAAGAGAAGGTTCAATTCGTCAATGGGAGGAAGGAAGTCTCGAATGTTAAGAAGTGGCAACTGATCAGTACTCATACGGCTAGAAGGTCGTTTGCTACTAACTTGTACGGAGTTGTACCTAATAATACCATCATGGCGATTACAACTCACAAAACCGAGGCTGCATTCTTAAGATACCTGCGAAAAAGTAATCAGGAACATGCGGAGATATTAAAGCTGGCTATGGATAGAATGCAAGAATAG
- a CDS encoding DUF4595 domain-containing protein — MNKSLLTLSAVCLLIVASCSKSKNDPEPDKEQTCKVKLVEHTYTSGNGNKTDKYYYSYDGEGRITRVDYGKEQSNEVETFTYTANKVTWKGVDGDVEVYNLDANGRITTVVQGDDILKFKYNTDGQLIEVGTGDDIETFTYLNGNLVTSSYDAKIWMSLSYGGNEVKNSIVYAWVFGELLDYDEIGYRVAPFIGKLSKNLPSKIIYEPGADQTTANLTYTSDASGKLTSVKMVSSSGTSDSFTSEYKFTYECK; from the coding sequence ATGAACAAATCACTATTAACGCTCTCAGCGGTATGCCTGCTGATCGTAGCCTCATGCTCTAAATCCAAGAACGACCCTGAGCCAGACAAAGAACAAACCTGTAAGGTTAAACTGGTGGAACACACCTACACAAGTGGTAACGGAAACAAAACTGATAAGTACTACTACAGTTATGATGGAGAAGGCAGAATAACTCGTGTTGACTATGGTAAGGAGCAATCCAATGAGGTTGAAACCTTCACCTACACAGCGAATAAAGTAACATGGAAAGGTGTTGATGGAGATGTAGAGGTGTACAACCTCGATGCCAATGGAAGGATTACAACTGTTGTACAAGGTGATGACATCTTGAAATTCAAGTATAACACTGATGGTCAACTAATCGAGGTTGGAACTGGTGATGACATTGAAACCTTCACCTATTTAAACGGTAACCTAGTTACCTCTTCTTATGATGCAAAGATATGGATGAGTTTAAGTTACGGTGGTAATGAGGTGAAGAACTCGATTGTTTACGCTTGGGTATTTGGTGAACTGTTAGACTATGATGAGATTGGTTATCGTGTTGCACCATTCATTGGTAAGCTATCTAAAAACCTACCAAGCAAGATTATTTATGAGCCAGGAGCAGATCAGACAACAGCGAATCTTACCTATACAAGTGATGCTTCGGGTAAGTTAACATCAGTTAAGATGGTATCATCAAGTGGGACATCCGATAGCTTTACATCAGAGTATAAGTTTACCTATGAGTGTAAATAG
- a CDS encoding toll/interleukin-1 receptor domain-containing protein: protein MQTLTPIRRTVEERAVQPDLRDVFLCHAWDDRQGAAKELHDLLVSHGVSVWFSEKDVGLGVPLMRAIDKGLANSRIGLVLVTPALLRRLPQEGIADKELSALLARDQLVPIVHNTTYEALREVSPLLGSRRGLSTAEEPMAELAAKLAELVQV, encoded by the coding sequence GTGCAGACGCTCACGCCAATCCGCCGCACAGTTGAAGAGAGAGCGGTGCAACCTGATCTTCGGGATGTCTTTCTTTGTCACGCTTGGGATGATAGGCAGGGCGCCGCTAAGGAGCTGCACGATTTGCTTGTGTCGCATGGGGTCTCCGTTTGGTTCAGCGAGAAAGATGTCGGACTCGGTGTTCCATTGATGCGCGCCATCGACAAGGGATTAGCGAATTCGCGAATCGGGCTTGTGTTGGTAACTCCTGCACTACTTCGCCGTCTCCCACAGGAGGGCATTGCCGACAAAGAGCTTTCAGCATTGCTTGCGCGTGATCAGCTGGTTCCCATCGTGCACAACACGACCTATGAAGCCCTACGTGAAGTCAGCCCTCTACTCGGGTCACGAAGAGGCTTAAGCACTGCAGAAGAACCAATGGCAGAACTCGCGGCCAAGCTCGCCGAGCTAGTCCAAGTCTAA
- a CDS encoding DUF2971 domain-containing protein, translated as MDYLYHYTSIESLALILKRRTIRFTSLDNVDDMDEGLANDVDGYGQFVFVSCWTKNAKESIPQWNMYGKDMGGVRIALPKYPFLHYSFLGNPKRIESYPFQDSLILKDGYIDDASEFPWGERYLIDVEYLHSSIIQTPVIVEKIDEHNKITHLGRLGKFKDDCWAFQEEVRYRIILHPTGGVKPDGNGKYRTSIEMKQKFIDVPIRDDAFEGMQILLGPKHTESNLVILNALLDTYNPKVQRDVVSSLRIRNKI; from the coding sequence ATGGACTACCTCTATCACTACACATCAATAGAAAGCCTTGCTCTCATTTTAAAAAGGAGGACAATCCGATTTACGTCTTTGGATAATGTCGACGACATGGACGAGGGCTTGGCTAATGACGTTGATGGTTATGGTCAATTCGTATTCGTTAGCTGCTGGACTAAGAATGCAAAAGAAAGTATCCCACAATGGAATATGTACGGCAAGGACATGGGAGGGGTCCGTATCGCTCTCCCCAAGTATCCTTTTTTACATTACTCGTTTCTTGGAAACCCTAAACGCATCGAAAGCTATCCATTTCAAGACTCATTGATATTAAAGGATGGTTATATTGACGATGCATCTGAGTTCCCTTGGGGGGAGAGATATTTGATTGATGTCGAATACTTACATTCAAGCATTATACAAACACCAGTTATAGTCGAAAAGATAGATGAGCATAACAAGATTACCCATCTTGGTAGACTAGGGAAGTTTAAAGACGATTGTTGGGCGTTTCAGGAAGAGGTTCGGTATCGCATCATTTTACATCCCACTGGAGGAGTGAAGCCAGACGGGAACGGAAAATATAGGACTTCAATTGAAATGAAACAAAAGTTCATTGATGTTCCAATTCGAGATGATGCCTTCGAAGGTATGCAAATACTACTAGGACCCAAGCATACCGAAAGTAATCTAGTCATCCTTAATGCACTTCTTGATACTTACAATCCAAAAGTCCAACGCGATGTTGTTAGCTCTCTTAGAATCAGAAACAAGATATAG
- a CDS encoding Fic family protein, translating to MPYDRTQPFNDLPFLPPLKNMEEDVEVMKKLVTASRALATTNSSIHRLPNPTMLINTIALQEAQTSTAIENIFTTEDELYKAVSETIREENIKPATKEVLRYREALWEGYNITQEKGKMDMDSIISTFRQIKNSTAGIRPPQTLTVIRRGQSEFRSGEVIYTPPRGAGIIEAKMENLIEYLNDDKKYPTDPLIKMCIAHYQFEAIHPFSDGNGRTGRILNLLYLVNKGLLGQPVLYLSKYIMINKDDYYHHLSGVTQRGAWKPWVMYMLDAVEKTAELTNQLITSILNQIEATLAHGKTTIKWYNKEVNEAVFSQPYIKPKFIGELLGITSRTTLTKYFGELVAAKVLSPAKDGKEVYYINDDLIQILKG from the coding sequence ATGCCATACGATAGAACACAGCCTTTCAACGATCTTCCATTTCTACCTCCACTTAAAAATATGGAAGAAGATGTTGAAGTGATGAAGAAACTCGTCACTGCTTCCCGTGCTTTGGCGACTACAAATTCCAGTATCCATAGGCTTCCAAACCCTACCATGCTCATCAATACCATTGCACTTCAAGAAGCACAAACCTCTACAGCAATCGAGAACATATTTACCACCGAAGATGAACTTTACAAGGCGGTGTCAGAAACAATTCGGGAAGAAAATATAAAACCAGCTACAAAGGAGGTACTACGCTATCGGGAGGCATTATGGGAAGGATATAACATCACCCAAGAAAAAGGGAAGATGGACATGGATAGTATCATTAGCACCTTTAGACAGATTAAGAACTCTACAGCTGGAATAAGGCCACCACAGACCCTTACGGTGATTAGACGAGGGCAAAGCGAATTCAGATCGGGCGAGGTAATATATACTCCTCCAAGAGGGGCGGGCATCATAGAAGCCAAGATGGAAAATCTGATCGAGTACCTAAATGACGATAAGAAATACCCTACCGACCCTCTGATCAAAATGTGCATTGCCCATTATCAGTTTGAAGCCATACACCCATTTTCAGACGGAAACGGAAGAACCGGTAGGATTTTGAACCTTTTATACCTTGTGAACAAAGGCCTATTAGGACAACCAGTACTCTATCTTTCCAAATACATCATGATCAACAAGGACGACTATTACCACCATCTGAGCGGGGTTACCCAGCGTGGTGCATGGAAGCCATGGGTGATGTACATGTTAGATGCTGTAGAGAAAACAGCAGAGCTGACCAATCAATTAATCACAAGTATTCTCAACCAAATTGAGGCGACACTTGCCCATGGCAAGACAACCATTAAATGGTACAACAAAGAGGTCAATGAGGCGGTCTTCAGCCAACCCTACATCAAGCCAAAATTCATAGGAGAATTATTGGGCATTACCTCAAGAACTACGCTGACTAAATACTTCGGCGAACTCGTTGCCGCAAAGGTCTTGAGCCCAGCCAAGGATGGAAAAGAAGTATATTACATCAACGACGACCTTATCCAAATTCTGAAGGGCTAA
- a CDS encoding DUF6263 family protein produces the protein MKTYLTLLISLVVITNGFSQQLQVPKNKTFEITNRTIDTLIGKSDESFTYAFRSLGKNAEGNNVFECKIVKALIKNNKKLLLNTDSLRKTNFMSTGVLFPIAMLNKPFILTLNNSGKVISVTHLQEQLKSALSKWNLNPEIEQQLLNNADGGFTAEIQGLFYQFPDKALATQTTWENKETGTKFKVVANKDGVLKLNTAETRKDGSTNNSKYSFDSKTGLMLSQISKTNFTSKTTDLSSGAERSQKGEIINMKKLNKANTVVKPDSNWINMAVKFSYWSNEMKTGGEYDSLKVKRAIEQLNPIFKNDAYYAVSKLNLIQQTRNDHNYKVYWEALMETPNEYLKDQSSHLHNKQGTALDKGSAADAYAVSKYFYNTPSFTGWVQQSFAQNFIGEHDYPGRKEMDRKSAELIQMFASDKNQIYRQKIRALNLWVKAKADSKNTALQLETATAFNKMSDQEMKEGNGGRYALLMYNLLLDVSKKGAADSLLNSAITKLQKYTADSLNKERYESQNMLAHAYYLKFLSLAKTDSAKAIGYLAKAAEYSPKNNKEKAYASFYDRVFLKSKESYRDDYIDQLLNAGNEQEALKLLAVQINSSPETLTDMQKRFETTFPNRSFKTFFTEHIISTWQNAPEFTVKNINGKENSLSDFKDKWLVLDFWGTWCGPCKQELPDVNRFYTELTEGKHGDSNFLSVACYDTEEKVKDFLALNKYTIPVAMSDNKIQKDYKITGYPSKIIISPDGRMLNVQFGKDWKRILKKFHEIYASK, from the coding sequence ATGAAAACCTATTTAACCCTCTTAATTTCGCTAGTAGTAATAACTAACGGCTTTTCTCAGCAACTTCAAGTTCCAAAAAACAAGACTTTCGAAATAACCAACAGAACTATTGATACTTTAATTGGCAAATCAGATGAGTCATTTACTTATGCATTTCGCTCATTAGGTAAAAACGCTGAGGGTAACAATGTCTTTGAATGCAAAATCGTAAAGGCCCTAATTAAAAATAACAAAAAGCTATTGCTGAATACTGACTCGCTGAGAAAGACCAATTTCATGTCAACAGGCGTCCTATTCCCCATTGCCATGCTCAACAAACCCTTTATACTAACCTTAAACAATAGTGGAAAAGTAATTAGTGTAACCCATTTGCAGGAACAATTAAAATCTGCCCTTAGCAAATGGAACTTAAATCCTGAAATTGAGCAGCAACTACTTAACAACGCCGATGGTGGTTTTACTGCTGAAATACAAGGCTTATTCTACCAATTTCCCGACAAAGCACTCGCAACTCAAACCACCTGGGAAAATAAAGAAACAGGAACCAAGTTTAAAGTTGTTGCAAATAAGGACGGAGTACTAAAGCTAAATACTGCCGAAACGCGTAAGGATGGATCGACCAACAATTCCAAATATTCCTTTGATTCAAAAACAGGTTTAATGCTCAGCCAAATCTCCAAAACAAATTTTACTTCTAAGACCACGGATCTGTCATCTGGTGCTGAAAGGTCTCAGAAAGGAGAAATTATCAATATGAAGAAACTAAATAAAGCCAATACCGTAGTCAAACCAGATTCAAACTGGATAAACATGGCCGTTAAATTTAGCTATTGGAGTAATGAAATGAAAACCGGTGGAGAATATGATTCTTTAAAAGTCAAAAGAGCTATAGAACAACTCAACCCTATATTCAAAAATGATGCTTATTATGCAGTAAGTAAACTCAATTTAATTCAGCAAACCAGAAATGATCATAATTACAAGGTGTATTGGGAAGCCTTGATGGAAACTCCAAACGAATACCTTAAAGATCAAAGCAGTCACCTCCATAACAAGCAAGGGACAGCATTGGATAAAGGAAGCGCAGCAGATGCTTACGCAGTAAGCAAATATTTTTATAATACGCCCTCGTTTACAGGCTGGGTTCAACAGTCGTTTGCTCAAAATTTTATAGGCGAACACGATTATCCTGGGCGTAAAGAAATGGACAGAAAAAGTGCTGAACTGATTCAGATGTTTGCATCCGATAAGAATCAAATTTACCGCCAAAAAATAAGAGCTTTAAACTTATGGGTTAAGGCCAAAGCTGATTCGAAAAATACTGCGCTCCAACTAGAAACCGCAACAGCCTTTAACAAAATGAGCGATCAGGAGATGAAAGAGGGCAATGGTGGGCGTTATGCATTACTTATGTACAACTTACTGCTTGATGTAAGCAAAAAAGGCGCCGCCGATTCTTTATTAAATTCTGCAATTACAAAACTTCAAAAATACACGGCCGATAGCCTAAACAAAGAGCGTTATGAAAGTCAGAACATGCTGGCTCATGCTTATTACTTAAAATTTCTTTCGTTAGCAAAAACGGATTCTGCTAAAGCAATTGGTTACCTGGCCAAGGCAGCAGAATACTCACCAAAGAACAACAAAGAAAAAGCTTATGCCAGCTTTTACGATCGGGTCTTTTTAAAATCTAAAGAAAGCTATCGCGATGATTATATCGACCAGCTACTAAATGCAGGCAATGAGCAAGAAGCCTTGAAATTATTAGCTGTCCAAATTAATTCAAGTCCTGAAACATTGACCGATATGCAAAAGCGTTTTGAAACAACATTTCCCAACCGCAGCTTTAAGACCTTTTTTACAGAACACATTATTAGTACGTGGCAAAATGCACCAGAGTTTACGGTAAAGAACATTAATGGCAAGGAAAACAGTCTATCAGATTTTAAAGACAAATGGCTGGTACTCGATTTTTGGGGCACCTGGTGTGGGCCCTGCAAGCAAGAACTTCCGGATGTTAATAGATTCTATACCGAATTGACAGAAGGCAAACATGGAGATTCAAATTTCCTCAGTGTAGCCTGTTATGACACTGAAGAAAAAGTAAAAGACTTTTTAGCATTGAACAAGTATACCATCCCGGTAGCGATGTCTGACAATAAGATACAAAAGGATTATAAGATCACAGGATACCCTTCTAAGATCATCATCTCACCTGATGGACGTATGCTCAATGTTCAATTCGGGAAAGACTGGAAAAGGATTCTTAAGAAGTTTCACGAAATATATGCGAGTAAATAA